The sequence TTTGAAATGCCCCAACTACAAATGGAGACCACCAACCTCCCAATTCTCCATTTCCATAATCATCTTTAAAATATCCTTCTACATAATATTTTTCTAATACTAATTGTGTGCATCCAAAGAGAACAAAAACAAATAAAATTAATAAAAGAAAAATATTTTTTTTCATATTATCACCTCCAATTAAAATTATATCACAATAAATAAATTAAAAAAAAATGATGGCAAAAGCCATCATTAAGGAATATCAATTATTAATAAATAAATATTATCTGGATTATTACTATTCTTTATTTTTTCAAAGTATTTATAATCATCAATATGTTCAAATTCATTTCCATCATGAAAAACTAATCTCCATTCTTCAGGATAAGCATATGATCCATTTTCATATCTTTTTATATTTTCTCTTAACTGATTTAAAATATAATCGTCTTCCGGAACTTTACCTTCAAATCTTTTTATCATATTTTCTGAGGCATTTTTTAAACCCTGATACATTGAAATCATTTCTTTTATAGTATCTTCAAATAATTTTTCTTCTTTAGAATAGTTTATACATGATGACACATTATGATCACCATATCTCAAAGCTCTTTTTGATGCTTCAAAAATTGCTCTTTCTTCGCTATCTGAAATCAATATTAATCCATATGTATACATTTTTTTACCTCCTAATTAAAATATAGGCGGGAATCCCCGCCTATATATTATATCATAACCATTCTCTTTCAAAGTATTCTGTATGTAACAAGTGATGTGATTTTTCGCTTAATGGTTTTCCTAAATATTCATCATAAATTCTCTTAATTGATGGATTTTCATGTGATTTTCTTATTGGTTTTTCTCTATCAATCTTATTAATTGCTTCAGTTCTCTTTTTAATTACATCAAAGTCTCCATGGTGATATGGTTGTCCTCCACCACCAACACATCCGCCAGGACATGCCATAACTTCAATTAAATGAACTTCTGTTTTTCCAGCTTGAATATCTTCTAATAATTTTCTAACATTTCCTAAACCGTGAGCAATACCAACTTTAATTTTTGTTCCCTTTAAATCAACTTCAGCAATTCTAACTCCTTCATATCCTCTTACAGCTTCAAAGTCTACATTTCCTAGTTCTTCACCTGTTATCCATTCATATGCTGTTCTTAATGCTGCTTCAGCTACACCACCAGTTCTACCAAAAATATCTGCAGCTCCTGTTGATTCACCTAAGATGCTATCATATTCTTCTTCAGGTAAGTTTTGGAAATTAATACCTGATTCTCTAATCATATCAGCTAACTCTCTTGTTGTAATTACATAATCAACATCTTGATATCCTGAATCTCTTAATTCTTCTCTATTAGCTTCATATTTTTTAGCCAAACATGGCATTACTGATACAACAACAATATCTTTTGGATCAATTCCAGCTTTTTGAGCATAATATGTTTTAGCAACTGCTCCAAACATTTGTTGTGGAGATTTTGCTGATGATGGCATTTCTAATAATGTTGGGAATTGATGTTCTAAGAATTTAACCCAACCTGGACAACAACTTGTAAGCATTGGTAAATATCCACCATTTTCAATTCTTTCTTTAAATTCTGATGCTTCTTCCATAATAGTTAAATCAGCTGCAAAATTAGTATCGAAAATCTTATCGAATCCTAAAGTTCTTAATGCAGCAACTAATTTTCCAGTTGAAATTGTTCCTGGTTCATATCCAAATTCCTCTCCAATTGCAACTCTAACTGCTGGAGCTGTTTGAACTACAACATGTTTTTTTGGATCCTCTATTACATCCCAAACTTGATCTATATATGATCTTTCTACTAATGCACCTGTAGGACATACTGCAACACATTGACCACAGAATGTACATGCAGTACTTTCAAGTGTCCAATCAAATGTTGGATTAACAACAGCTTCAAAACCTCTATTAACTGCTGATAAAACTCCAACAGTTTGAAATTCATTACACATTGTTTCACATCTTCTACACATAACACATTTATTTGGGTCTCTAATAATTGCAGATGAAATATCTTTTTTATGTAAAGACATTTTTCCAAAATATGGATTATTGTGGATATTTAATTCTGCTGCTAAATCTTGTAATTCACATTCACCATTTTTTGGACATTTTAAACAATCTTGAGGGTGATCAGATAACAATAATTGAACTGCAGTTCTTCTAGCTTGTATAGCTCTTCTAGAATGTGTTTTTACAACTAAACCTTCGGCAACTGGAGTAGCACATGCTGGAGCTAAATTCCTTCTACCTTCAACTTCAACCATACATACTCTACAAGAAGCTGGTTTATTTTCAACACCTATATCTTCTAATTTCATATAACATAATGTTGGAACATAA comes from Marinitoga sp. 38H-ov and encodes:
- a CDS encoding NADH-dependent [FeFe] hydrogenase, group A6, which produces MPKITINCKEVEVPENYTVLDAVKSVGGYVPTLCYMKLEDIGVENKPASCRVCMVEVEGRRNLAPACATPVAEGLVVKTHSRRAIQARRTAVQLLLSDHPQDCLKCPKNGECELQDLAAELNIHNNPYFGKMSLHKKDISSAIIRDPNKCVMCRRCETMCNEFQTVGVLSAVNRGFEAVVNPTFDWTLESTACTFCGQCVAVCPTGALVERSYIDQVWDVIEDPKKHVVVQTAPAVRVAIGEEFGYEPGTISTGKLVAALRTLGFDKIFDTNFAADLTIMEEASEFKERIENGGYLPMLTSCCPGWVKFLEHQFPTLLEMPSSAKSPQQMFGAVAKTYYAQKAGIDPKDIVVVSVMPCLAKKYEANREELRDSGYQDVDYVITTRELADMIRESGINFQNLPEEEYDSILGESTGAADIFGRTGGVAEAALRTAYEWITGEELGNVDFEAVRGYEGVRIAEVDLKGTKIKVGIAHGLGNVRKLLEDIQAGKTEVHLIEVMACPGGCVGGGGQPYHHGDFDVIKKRTEAINKIDREKPIRKSHENPSIKRIYDEYLGKPLSEKSHHLLHTEYFEREWL